From a single Ornithorhynchus anatinus isolate Pmale09 chromosome 4, mOrnAna1.pri.v4, whole genome shotgun sequence genomic region:
- the RBIS gene encoding ribosomal biogenesis factor isoform X2: MWGQRVTLISCRAMILTMGKNKAKRSKSKNVFQVASKRNMKAKNKAKPVTSNLKKISIINEEKIKSINKTLAAIQEQLTHLSKGITTEGPQRHLIPKHPKGELTGIEDALRLMALL, encoded by the exons ATGTGGGGCCAGCGGGTCACTTTAATATCATGTAGAGCCATGATCCTG aCAATGGGTAAGAACAAAGCAAAGAGGTCCAAGTCAAAGAATGTGTTTCAAGTGGCCAGCAAAAGGAACATGAAGgctaaaaacaaagcaaaaccagTCACAAGTAATCTCAAGAAG ATAAGCATTATTAATGAAGAAAAAATTAAGTCTATAAACAAGACACTTGCAGCTATTCAAGAACAACTCACCCACTTGTCAAAAGGAATCACAACTGAAGGTCCACAGAGACATCTG ATTCCTAAGCATCCTAAAGGAGAACTGACAGGCATTGAAGATGCTCTAAGATTAATGGCTCTGTTGTGA
- the RBIS gene encoding ribosomal biogenesis factor isoform X1 has translation MGKNKAKRSKSKNVFQVASKRNMKAKNKAKPVTSNLKKISIINEEKIKSINKTLAAIQEQLTHLSKGITTEGPQRHLIPKHPKGELTGIEDALRLMALL, from the exons ATGGGTAAGAACAAAGCAAAGAGGTCCAAGTCAAAGAATGTGTTTCAAGTGGCCAGCAAAAGGAACATGAAGgctaaaaacaaagcaaaaccagTCACAAGTAATCTCAAGAAG ATAAGCATTATTAATGAAGAAAAAATTAAGTCTATAAACAAGACACTTGCAGCTATTCAAGAACAACTCACCCACTTGTCAAAAGGAATCACAACTGAAGGTCCACAGAGACATCTG ATTCCTAAGCATCCTAAAGGAGAACTGACAGGCATTGAAGATGCTCTAAGATTAATGGCTCTGTTGTGA